One part of the Cyanobacterium stanieri LEGE 03274 genome encodes these proteins:
- a CDS encoding O-methyltransferase — MSVTVNKPRAIAPLAILVEKLENILKTAKNTENIELVAQIEEAYQFASALEPYLTEVSSQESPALTHLATKTAQEDWTRLFQEGKTPFELEQEMLSGHIEGQMLQIFVKMLNAKNVLEIGMFTGYSALAMAEALPEDGQVIACEVDEYVAKFAQDCFSHSPHGNKITVKVAPALHTMAQLAQEDKNFDLVFIDANKKEYQDYFNLLLDKNLVSSGAIIVVDNTLYQGQVYLPESERTENGEAINQFNHMVAHDERVQQVLLPLRDGLTVMRVN; from the coding sequence ATGTCCGTAACAGTAAACAAACCAAGGGCGATCGCCCCTTTAGCGATTCTTGTGGAAAAATTAGAAAATATATTAAAAACTGCAAAGAATACTGAGAATATCGAATTAGTAGCACAAATAGAAGAAGCCTATCAATTTGCTTCAGCATTAGAACCTTATTTAACCGAAGTTTCTAGCCAAGAATCCCCCGCCCTCACACATCTAGCAACAAAAACCGCCCAAGAAGATTGGACAAGACTATTCCAAGAAGGTAAAACCCCCTTTGAATTAGAGCAAGAAATGCTTTCAGGACACATCGAAGGGCAAATGTTGCAAATTTTCGTCAAAATGTTAAACGCAAAAAACGTCCTTGAAATCGGTATGTTTACAGGATATTCCGCCCTTGCCATGGCAGAAGCATTACCCGAAGATGGACAAGTCATCGCCTGTGAAGTAGATGAATATGTAGCCAAATTCGCCCAAGACTGTTTTTCCCACTCCCCCCACGGCAACAAAATCACCGTCAAAGTAGCCCCTGCCCTCCATACCATGGCACAATTAGCCCAAGAGGACAAAAACTTCGATTTAGTCTTTATTGATGCCAACAAGAAAGAATATCAAGACTATTTCAATTTATTATTAGACAAAAACCTAGTCTCCTCAGGCGCCATCATCGTCGTAGATAACACCCTTTATCAAGGACAGGTTTATTTACCCGAATCCGAGCGCACCGAAAATGGGGAAGCTATTAACCAATTTAATCACATGGTAGCCCACGATGAACGAGTACAACAAGTATTATTACCCCTGCGCGACGGCTTAACCGTGATGCGAGTCAATTAA
- a CDS encoding sedoheptulose 7-phosphate cyclase, giving the protein MMKDSTMGNGVQGGNLQENNKTVIWRPHEEKYRTSEWYTGSGQITTADEGLSFEVTAVYQLKSEVKVIKDIFAISNDTLGNIYRPRGRCIAVVDQTVAQLYGEKIEGYFQAQEISLELMVVRAWESDKTPETVHRILGFLGKDGCDVSRNEPVLVIGGGVLSDVAGLACALQHRRTPYIMIGTTIIAAIDAGPSPRTCTNGTQFKNSIGVYHPPVLTLVDRQFFATLDMGHIRNGMAEIIKMAVTDDKELFELLEEYGQELIKTRFATMDASEDLAKIADLIIYKALYAYMKHEGTNMFETYQDRPHAYGHTWSPRFEPAVKLMHGHAVTIGMAFGATLSKELGWLSEQECQRIINLSSKLGLSVYHPVLEDTTIMIEGQKNMRRKRGDGGLWAPLPTTIGVCDYAQEVEPDLLNQAVIAHKEYCSQLPNQGAGEQMYLRDLGLE; this is encoded by the coding sequence ATGATGAAAGATTCAACCATGGGCAACGGTGTCCAAGGGGGAAATCTTCAGGAAAATAATAAAACAGTAATTTGGCGCCCCCATGAAGAAAAGTACCGTACCTCTGAATGGTACACAGGTTCTGGTCAGATTACCACCGCCGATGAGGGTTTATCCTTTGAAGTAACAGCAGTATATCAGCTGAAATCAGAGGTTAAGGTTATTAAGGATATTTTTGCCATATCTAACGATACCCTTGGTAATATCTATCGCCCCCGTGGTCGTTGTATTGCGGTAGTAGATCAAACCGTGGCGCAGTTATATGGAGAGAAGATAGAAGGTTATTTTCAAGCTCAAGAAATTTCCCTAGAATTAATGGTGGTAAGGGCTTGGGAAAGTGATAAAACCCCCGAAACAGTCCATCGTATTCTTGGCTTTTTAGGGAAAGATGGTTGTGATGTATCCCGTAACGAGCCTGTTTTGGTCATTGGGGGAGGTGTTTTAAGTGATGTGGCTGGTTTAGCTTGTGCGCTACAACATCGCCGTACACCCTATATTATGATCGGTACTACCATCATCGCCGCCATTGATGCGGGCCCTTCTCCCCGTACTTGTACCAATGGAACTCAATTTAAAAATAGCATTGGGGTATATCATCCCCCCGTGTTAACTCTGGTGGATCGTCAATTTTTCGCTACCCTTGATATGGGACATATCCGTAATGGGATGGCAGAAATTATCAAGATGGCGGTAACTGATGACAAGGAATTGTTTGAGTTATTGGAGGAATACGGGCAGGAGTTGATCAAAACTCGTTTTGCCACCATGGATGCCAGTGAAGATTTAGCAAAAATCGCTGATTTAATCATTTACAAGGCTCTTTATGCTTATATGAAGCATGAGGGAACTAATATGTTTGAAACCTATCAGGATAGGCCCCATGCCTATGGACATACTTGGAGTCCTCGTTTTGAACCTGCGGTTAAGTTGATGCACGGACACGCCGTCACCATTGGTATGGCTTTTGGTGCAACTTTATCCAAGGAGTTGGGTTGGTTAAGTGAGCAGGAGTGCCAGAGAATTATTAATTTATCTAGTAAGTTAGGGCTATCGGTTTATCATCCTGTCTTAGAAGATACTACGATTATGATTGAGGGACAAAAGAATATGCGCCGTAAGCGAGGTGATGGCGGTTTATGGGCGCCTTTGCCTACCACCATCGGTGTTTGTGATTATGCTCAGGAGGTAGAGCCTGATTTACTAAATCAAGCGGTGATAGCTCATAAAGAATACTGCTCTCAATTACCGAATCAAGGCGCAGGAGAGCAGATGTATCTCAGGGATCTTGGTTTAGAATAA